From a single Collibacillus ludicampi genomic region:
- a CDS encoding electron transfer flavoprotein subunit beta/FixA family protein: protein MLHIVVCVKQVPDSREIRIDPKTNTLVRQGVPAIVNFYDLHGLEEALRLKEKYGGRITVVCMGPPPAEKALKQCISLGADDAVLVTDRAFAGADTLATSYVLAETIKMVAATWGPIDIVFTGKQTLDGDTGQVGPGIACRLDLEQLTYVGKVIGIEGRRITVHRYLEDGIEVVETEMPVLITALKELNKVRRAPMPGMLRAARYKPVIWTTNDFPDLDRKKIGLKGSPTIVAKTWVPEIRSVNTEMIQANEPEAIAEELIDKLWSTDLPSRLGWAQ, encoded by the coding sequence ATGCTTCATATTGTCGTTTGTGTGAAACAAGTGCCTGACAGTCGTGAGATACGCATCGACCCGAAAACCAACACGTTGGTACGCCAGGGGGTTCCCGCCATTGTCAATTTCTATGATCTTCACGGCCTGGAAGAAGCATTGCGCCTGAAAGAAAAGTATGGCGGCCGAATCACGGTAGTCTGCATGGGGCCGCCACCCGCGGAAAAAGCGTTAAAACAGTGCATCTCTCTCGGCGCCGATGATGCTGTCCTTGTCACCGATCGCGCATTTGCTGGTGCCGATACGCTAGCGACATCTTACGTATTGGCGGAAACGATCAAGATGGTTGCCGCCACATGGGGGCCAATTGACATCGTTTTTACCGGAAAACAGACGCTGGACGGGGATACCGGACAAGTGGGGCCTGGAATTGCGTGCCGCTTGGATCTCGAGCAGTTAACCTATGTCGGCAAAGTGATAGGAATCGAAGGAAGGCGAATTACCGTTCATCGCTATTTGGAAGATGGCATAGAAGTAGTAGAAACCGAAATGCCTGTTCTCATTACAGCATTGAAAGAATTGAACAAAGTCCGACGCGCTCCCATGCCCGGTATGCTGAGGGCGGCCCGTTATAAACCCGTCATTTGGACGACGAACGATTTTCCAGATCTGGATCGAAAAAAAATCGGTCTCAAAGGATCGCCTACGATCGTTGCAAAGACATGGGTTCCAGAAATTCGCTCCGTGAACACCGAAATGATTCAAGCGAATGAACCGGAGGCGATTGCAGAAGAACTGATTGACAAGCTCTGGAGTACCGACCTGCCAAGCCGTTTAGGTTGGGCGCAATAG
- the queF gene encoding preQ(1) synthase, whose product MSTRPSKELEVVPNPHPDRDYMIEIECPEFTALCPKTGQPDFATIFVKYIPGPSIVELKSLKLYLWSFRDEGHFHEDVTNIILNDLVKALQPRYMKVIGKFNVRGGIYTTVTAEYNGDVRKESL is encoded by the coding sequence ATGTCGACTCGTCCTAGTAAAGAACTGGAAGTGGTTCCGAACCCACATCCGGATCGTGATTATATGATAGAAATCGAGTGTCCGGAATTTACAGCTTTGTGCCCAAAGACGGGGCAGCCTGATTTTGCAACGATCTTTGTGAAGTATATACCGGGACCGTCCATCGTTGAATTGAAGTCATTAAAATTATATCTTTGGAGCTTCCGCGATGAAGGTCATTTCCATGAAGATGTGACCAACATCATTCTCAATGACCTCGTCAAAGCTTTGCAGCCGCGTTACATGAAAGTCATAGGAAAATTCAATGTTCGCGGAGGCATTTATACAACGGTTACGGCAGAATATAATGGGGATGTCCGCAAAGAGAGTCTATAA
- a CDS encoding M42 family metallopeptidase produces the protein MEEIVNHIVDTLVQLVSIPSPSGFTQEIIRFIERKMERYGVPMTRNHKGGLLMTLEGADHREQRVLTAHVDTLGAMVKEIKANGRLKLSMIGGYAWNAIEGEYCNIHTAKNGVITGTIMIDKASVHVHGEETRKAERSQETIEVRIDAKVADREGVEALGIRVGDFVSFDPRVKVTEHGFIKSRHLDDKASVAILLELISQIKEQGIEIPHTTHILISNHEEIGYGGNSNIPPETVEYLAVDMGAIGAGQASDEYTVSICAKDSSGPYHYGFRQKLVDLAEREGIAYKIDIYPHYGSDASAALRAGFDIVHGLIGPGIDASHSFERTHRDSLKETYRLLLAYIQSEMDDYTKV, from the coding sequence ATGGAGGAGATCGTCAATCATATCGTCGATACGCTTGTGCAGTTGGTATCCATCCCGAGCCCGTCCGGATTTACACAAGAGATCATCCGTTTTATTGAAAGGAAGATGGAACGCTACGGAGTACCTATGACAAGGAATCACAAAGGCGGTCTACTCATGACTTTGGAAGGTGCCGATCACAGAGAACAACGGGTACTTACCGCACACGTTGACACGTTAGGAGCGATGGTCAAGGAAATCAAAGCAAATGGTCGTCTCAAACTGTCCATGATTGGCGGATATGCTTGGAATGCAATCGAAGGAGAGTATTGCAACATTCACACCGCCAAGAATGGCGTCATTACGGGAACGATCATGATCGACAAAGCGTCGGTTCATGTTCATGGCGAGGAAACACGCAAAGCGGAGCGTTCGCAAGAAACGATAGAAGTGCGAATCGACGCGAAAGTCGCTGACCGTGAAGGAGTGGAGGCGCTCGGGATCAGAGTGGGCGATTTCGTTTCATTCGACCCGCGCGTGAAAGTGACTGAACACGGTTTCATCAAATCACGCCATTTGGATGACAAAGCGAGCGTAGCCATTTTGCTGGAATTGATTAGCCAGATCAAGGAACAGGGGATCGAGATTCCGCATACGACACATATTCTCATTTCCAATCATGAGGAAATCGGGTATGGCGGGAACTCCAACATTCCGCCTGAAACCGTCGAATACCTCGCTGTCGATATGGGGGCAATCGGTGCCGGTCAAGCGAGCGATGAGTATACCGTCTCGATCTGTGCAAAAGACAGTTCGGGTCCGTATCATTACGGTTTCAGGCAGAAACTTGTGGATCTTGCGGAGCGAGAAGGAATCGCTTATAAGATCGATATTTATCCACACTATGGCTCCGATGCTTCCGCAGCGCTCCGGGCGGGCTTTGATATCGTACATGGATTAATCGGTCCCGGTATTGATGCATCCCATTCATTCGAGAGAACGCATCGTGATTCTTTAAAAGAAACGTATCGCTTACTCCTTGCCTACATACAATCGGAGATGGACGATTACACAAAGGTGTGA
- a CDS encoding AtpZ/AtpI family protein, with translation MRQQKEDQETKRSYQALAMASAIGADLAGTTIGGLYLGKYLDRLLGTSPWLLLVGIVVGLASGIYGISLITKRFTS, from the coding sequence ATGAGACAACAAAAGGAAGACCAAGAAACGAAACGATCGTATCAGGCCCTTGCCATGGCCTCAGCCATAGGCGCAGACCTTGCGGGTACCACCATCGGTGGTCTCTACCTCGGCAAGTACCTTGATCGCCTTTTGGGTACATCCCCATGGCTGCTCCTGGTCGGCATTGTTGTCGGGCTCGCATCGGGAATTTACGGGATCAGCTTGATCACAAAACGTTTTACGAGTTAA
- the mqnE gene encoding aminofutalosine synthase MqnE, protein MLITSQPSLDSIIRKVEYGERLTLEDGLTLFESNDIATIGQLANLVNTRKNGNNVYFIQNRYLNPTNVCNAHCSFCGFRRDPGEDGAYTMTHEEIVEAVRPDAHKIREVHIVGGHNHTVPFSYYVETVRVLKTHFPHIAVKAYTGAEIQFFSELSGKSVEAVLAELKEAGLDSLTGGGAEILSERYRQKVCSDKATVEQWLNAHRTAHKMGIKTHATMLYGLIETYEERLQHMLYLREIQDETGGFLTFIPLAYQPRTYSVTKRTAAFDDLKTIAISRLMLDNFDHIKAYWIDLGTKIAQVALGFGADDLHGTLIEEKISHAVKPEANEMALTVDELVWLIKSAGRTPVERDTFYNPIRTF, encoded by the coding sequence ATGTTAATCACTTCACAACCGTCTCTCGATTCAATTATCCGCAAGGTCGAATATGGTGAACGTCTGACATTGGAAGACGGCCTCACCCTGTTTGAATCGAATGACATCGCAACGATCGGCCAGTTAGCCAATCTGGTAAACACTCGTAAAAATGGCAATAATGTATATTTTATACAAAATCGCTATCTGAATCCGACGAATGTTTGCAATGCACATTGTTCATTCTGTGGTTTTCGGCGCGATCCCGGAGAAGACGGCGCATATACGATGACACACGAAGAGATTGTGGAAGCTGTGAGACCGGATGCTCATAAAATTCGTGAAGTCCATATCGTTGGCGGGCACAATCATACGGTTCCGTTTTCCTATTATGTAGAAACCGTTCGTGTTCTCAAGACCCATTTTCCTCATATCGCGGTCAAAGCGTACACCGGCGCGGAAATTCAATTTTTCTCCGAGTTATCGGGGAAATCTGTCGAAGCTGTGCTCGCGGAACTCAAAGAGGCAGGGCTTGATTCATTGACAGGAGGCGGTGCGGAGATTTTGAGCGAGCGCTACCGTCAGAAAGTATGCTCCGACAAAGCTACGGTAGAACAATGGTTAAACGCGCACCGTACCGCTCACAAAATGGGGATCAAAACACACGCCACGATGCTCTACGGTCTTATCGAAACGTACGAAGAACGATTGCAGCATATGTTGTATCTGCGTGAAATCCAGGATGAAACGGGAGGCTTCCTCACATTCATACCTCTCGCTTATCAACCGCGTACATATAGCGTGACGAAACGCACGGCCGCGTTTGATGACTTGAAGACAATTGCCATCTCCCGTTTGATGCTCGACAATTTTGATCATATCAAAGCATATTGGATCGATTTAGGTACCAAGATCGCACAAGTAGCTCTCGGATTCGGTGCCGATGATTTGCATGGTACTCTCATCGAAGAGAAGATTTCCCATGCCGTGAAACCGGAAGCAAACGAGATGGCACTTACGGTTGACGAATTAGTATGGTTGATCAAGTCGGCAGGACGAACACCTGTTGAACGCGATACCTTCTACAATCCGATTCGCACTTTCTGA
- a CDS encoding YeiH family protein: MRVNVEKEGIRQTVVQRKTAGFSKAWIGGILFTFAIAFVGTCLTKFPVIDRLGPMVTAILIAIIYRQFAGYPEAIRSGINFSAKRMLRFAIILFGFKLNVDTILHQGLGLLARDVGSIAIAILVTMMVAHWIKAEPSLSLMLAVGTGVCGAAAIAAVSPIMEGKDDDTAIGVGLIALVGTLFTIAYTLLEPIVHMTNIQYGIWSGISLHEIAHVAAAAAPAGQDALTIALLAKLGRVLLLVPLCLILAAWMKKKGSSDKQSKIEFPRFLFGFIATSLIGSYVPIPPIIMQNLATASSFLLTAAMVGLGLNVSFKALRTKALKPFIAMLAASVVLSIATYLSIIL, translated from the coding sequence ATGAGAGTTAACGTTGAAAAGGAAGGCATACGACAGACGGTTGTTCAAAGAAAGACTGCCGGTTTTTCGAAGGCGTGGATCGGAGGCATTTTATTTACGTTTGCCATCGCTTTTGTGGGTACATGTTTGACGAAGTTCCCTGTGATCGATCGTCTGGGGCCCATGGTGACCGCTATACTGATTGCGATAATCTATCGGCAATTCGCGGGTTATCCTGAGGCAATCCGTTCAGGTATCAATTTCTCGGCAAAAAGAATGTTACGTTTTGCCATCATTCTCTTCGGTTTTAAACTGAATGTTGATACGATCCTTCATCAGGGATTAGGACTGTTGGCGAGAGATGTTGGTTCCATTGCGATCGCGATTCTTGTTACCATGATGGTGGCTCATTGGATCAAAGCCGAACCGTCGTTATCCCTGATGCTTGCAGTCGGTACCGGCGTATGCGGAGCGGCAGCGATTGCCGCGGTATCTCCTATCATGGAAGGAAAAGATGATGATACAGCCATCGGAGTCGGCCTCATCGCACTTGTGGGAACTCTCTTCACAATCGCCTACACATTGCTGGAACCGATCGTACACATGACAAACATTCAATACGGAATTTGGTCCGGTATCAGTCTGCATGAAATCGCTCATGTAGCGGCTGCGGCCGCCCCGGCAGGACAGGATGCTTTGACAATCGCCCTGCTGGCGAAATTAGGACGCGTCCTTTTATTGGTTCCCTTGTGCTTGATCTTAGCCGCCTGGATGAAGAAAAAGGGCTCTTCCGACAAACAGTCAAAAATCGAATTTCCGCGGTTTCTCTTTGGGTTTATTGCCACTAGCCTGATCGGATCGTATGTCCCGATTCCCCCGATCATTATGCAGAATTTGGCTACCGCAAGTTCCTTTCTCTTGACAGCCGCCATGGTGGGACTTGGATTAAACGTCAGCTTCAAAGCGCTCCGCACCAAAGCGTTAAAACCATTCATTGCGATGCTGGCGGCTTCGGTCGTGCTATCGATCGCAACGTACCTTTCAATCATTTTGTAA
- a CDS encoding GntR family transcriptional regulator: MELDFHSPIPLHVQLKDLLEKQILQGHYTEKIPSERELMDMYSVSRSTVREAISILVREGILEKKHGKGTFVSLKPVQEWLGITSLTETIKKMDIRLLDHGIVPTPENIEHVDGFHDQSYHIKRLRFKDDIPIAIERHYYPLEIGMKLQAYDLNKAVLYDVLEGDLGIHFWEAEQIITCTHPEKEDAEHLGVSESLCLLVTERMISDPEGNLIEYYKGYFRSDMYSITMKMSRKAT; the protein is encoded by the coding sequence ATGGAATTAGATTTTCATAGTCCGATTCCGTTACACGTTCAATTAAAAGACTTATTAGAAAAACAAATATTACAAGGACATTATACAGAAAAAATCCCTAGTGAAAGGGAACTCATGGATATGTATTCCGTCAGTAGGAGTACCGTTAGAGAAGCGATTTCCATTTTAGTCCGTGAGGGGATTTTGGAAAAAAAACATGGTAAGGGAACCTTCGTCTCTCTCAAACCTGTTCAAGAATGGTTAGGAATCACCAGCTTAACTGAAACCATCAAAAAAATGGATATTCGATTATTAGATCATGGCATCGTTCCCACTCCCGAGAACATCGAGCATGTAGACGGTTTTCACGATCAGTCCTATCATATTAAAAGATTGCGGTTTAAAGATGATATTCCGATTGCGATTGAGAGACATTATTATCCACTGGAGATCGGGATGAAATTGCAAGCATACGATTTAAACAAGGCTGTTTTGTATGACGTGCTTGAAGGCGATCTCGGGATCCATTTTTGGGAAGCCGAACAAATTATCACATGCACTCATCCGGAAAAAGAAGACGCTGAACACTTGGGTGTTTCTGAATCCTTGTGCCTGTTGGTGACAGAACGTATGATCTCTGACCCTGAAGGTAACCTGATCGAGTATTATAAAGGCTATTTCCGTTCTGACATGTACTCGATAACGATGAAAATGTCTCGAAAAGCAACATAA
- a CDS encoding amino acid permease has translation MIEREGSVEMESEGLRRSLSNRQIQMLAIGGVIGVGLFYGSAPSVKLAGPGVVVDFVICGILAAIVMRALGEMTVEKPVAGSFSHYAGELLGSQIGYVTSGMWWFYWVATVMSELAAIGKLLQFWFPSFPAWIPGLIALILFTFSNLLAVRIFGEVEYWFAVLKVSAVIVFMFFGGLIILTGVYNQGQAVGLTNLWVNDGFLPHGWLGVLAAISLVVQAYSGIETLAVEAGESYDPGTTIRQAFKTVTVRISIFYIGSILIMLCAFPWNYLIEHTGSPYVLMFSKIGIPVAAGLVNLIIILSGLSSCNTGLYGGSRMLFSMAHKGYYSSNFTKLNRNQVPHISVWATAAMISIGIIITYLAPDDVYVWITSASAFASLWTWGVILVCELVFRRRAKAENKFLQYPMPFWPILPVIGLLLLAISVIAIATSPLTRVSVYGGVVWLIILWLYYRVSVKRRLNT, from the coding sequence ATGATTGAAAGAGAAGGATCCGTTGAAATGGAATCGGAAGGACTCAGGCGGAGTTTGTCGAATCGACAAATTCAAATGCTGGCTATTGGAGGGGTTATTGGAGTAGGATTGTTTTATGGTTCCGCTCCCTCCGTGAAACTGGCGGGTCCGGGTGTAGTGGTTGACTTCGTTATTTGTGGAATACTTGCTGCCATCGTGATGAGAGCGCTCGGTGAAATGACGGTAGAAAAACCTGTTGCCGGTTCCTTCAGTCATTACGCCGGTGAACTTCTCGGTTCCCAAATAGGGTATGTGACATCCGGAATGTGGTGGTTTTACTGGGTAGCTACGGTTATGTCTGAACTGGCGGCGATCGGAAAACTGTTACAATTTTGGTTTCCGTCTTTTCCTGCTTGGATTCCCGGGCTGATCGCCTTGATTCTCTTTACCTTCTCTAATTTGCTTGCGGTACGGATTTTTGGTGAAGTGGAGTATTGGTTTGCCGTTTTGAAAGTCAGCGCCGTCATTGTGTTTATGTTCTTTGGAGGATTGATTATCCTCACTGGTGTTTACAATCAGGGGCAAGCGGTCGGTTTAACAAATCTTTGGGTCAATGACGGTTTTCTGCCACACGGTTGGCTAGGAGTTCTGGCTGCGATTTCACTCGTTGTTCAAGCATATAGTGGTATCGAAACACTCGCCGTGGAAGCCGGAGAATCTTACGACCCCGGAACTACCATACGTCAAGCTTTCAAAACGGTGACCGTGCGTATTTCAATCTTTTATATTGGTTCTATTCTGATCATGCTGTGCGCGTTTCCATGGAACTATTTGATCGAGCATACCGGAAGTCCTTACGTTCTCATGTTTTCGAAAATTGGAATCCCAGTTGCCGCAGGTCTTGTAAATTTGATCATTATTCTTTCCGGACTTTCATCTTGTAACACGGGCTTATACGGCGGGAGTCGCATGCTGTTCAGTATGGCACATAAGGGATATTATTCTTCGAATTTTACAAAATTGAACCGGAATCAGGTACCTCATATCTCTGTATGGGCTACCGCAGCTATGATCTCCATTGGAATTATCATCACCTACTTGGCACCAGATGATGTGTATGTCTGGATCACCAGCGCGTCTGCATTTGCTTCACTTTGGACATGGGGTGTGATTCTGGTTTGTGAATTGGTTTTCAGACGACGCGCCAAGGCAGAAAATAAATTCCTTCAATACCCGATGCCGTTCTGGCCTATATTGCCAGTAATCGGTTTATTGTTACTTGCTATCTCGGTTATTGCGATTGCAACGTCCCCCTTAACTCGGGTTTCCGTTTATGGAGGAGTCGTTTGGTTGATCATTCTCTGGTTATATTATCGAGTATCGGTCAAACGGAGATTGAACACATGA
- a CDS encoding aminotransferase, with translation MKVGLENKQLLEIQELIQKDKDHLWHAMSRYNEKATPLIGMRGEGGWFFDVNGDKFFDGVSGLWCLNLGHGRKEIAQAAYEQMVNLSYFPLTLSHIPAIQLSAKISELLQGSYTTFFSNSGSEANETAFKIARQYHIQNGHPGKYKFISRYRAYHGSTLGALSATAQANRRIKYDPAVPGFLHVPPPYSYRSPFGEHVPDSDLLAADYIDQVINWEGSETVAGVILEPFISGGGVIIPSKEYLKRVAEICKKHDVLLIVDEVVSGFGRTGEMFGFMHSEGVQPDIVTMAKGLTSGYLPLGATAVRSEIYEKFKENGKQDHLRHISTFGGHPASCAVALKNIEIIENEGIVDRVSRLGESILLELRELESLDKVGEVRGVGFLFGIELVEDKKLKTPASEECMVNVIAACKKKGLIIGRNGDTVPGLNNVLIIAPPLSSTEEDLRFMVQVIKSVLREGC, from the coding sequence ATGAAGGTGGGACTTGAAAACAAACAATTATTGGAAATTCAAGAGCTCATACAAAAAGATAAAGATCATCTATGGCATGCTATGTCCCGATATAATGAAAAAGCAACTCCTTTGATCGGAATGCGAGGAGAAGGAGGTTGGTTCTTCGATGTGAATGGTGACAAGTTTTTCGATGGGGTCTCTGGTTTATGGTGCTTAAATCTTGGGCATGGGCGGAAAGAAATCGCTCAGGCTGCTTATGAGCAGATGGTGAATTTGTCCTATTTTCCGTTGACTTTAAGTCATATCCCGGCGATTCAATTATCTGCAAAAATCAGTGAGCTATTGCAAGGGTCTTATACGACCTTTTTCTCCAACAGTGGCTCTGAAGCGAATGAAACCGCATTCAAAATCGCTCGCCAATATCATATACAAAACGGTCATCCGGGAAAATACAAGTTCATCTCCAGATATCGCGCCTATCATGGTTCAACACTGGGAGCATTAAGTGCAACCGCTCAAGCCAATCGCAGAATTAAATACGATCCTGCCGTCCCCGGTTTTCTTCATGTTCCGCCCCCATACAGCTATCGTTCTCCATTTGGAGAACATGTACCAGACAGCGATCTCCTGGCTGCCGACTATATTGATCAAGTGATTAACTGGGAAGGATCTGAGACTGTAGCTGGTGTCATTTTGGAACCTTTTATCTCAGGTGGCGGTGTCATTATCCCCTCCAAAGAATATCTGAAACGAGTGGCTGAAATCTGCAAGAAACATGATGTTCTTTTGATTGTTGATGAGGTTGTTTCAGGATTTGGCAGAACAGGAGAGATGTTTGGGTTCATGCATTCCGAAGGGGTCCAACCGGACATTGTGACCATGGCGAAAGGATTGACAAGTGGTTACCTTCCGTTAGGGGCTACAGCGGTTCGTTCCGAAATCTACGAGAAGTTCAAAGAAAACGGTAAACAGGATCACTTGCGGCATATTTCCACTTTTGGAGGACATCCTGCTTCCTGTGCAGTAGCCTTAAAAAATATCGAAATTATCGAGAATGAAGGAATTGTGGATCGAGTTTCTCGCTTGGGTGAATCGATACTACTTGAACTCCGTGAATTAGAATCATTGGATAAGGTCGGAGAAGTTCGTGGGGTCGGATTTTTATTCGGTATCGAATTGGTAGAGGATAAAAAATTGAAGACACCGGCTTCGGAAGAGTGTATGGTAAACGTCATTGCCGCATGTAAGAAGAAAGGATTAATTATCGGGCGAAATGGAGATACGGTTCCCGGGCTTAACAACGTCTTAATTATTGCTCCGCCTCTTTCCTCAACGGAAGAAGATTTACGTTTTATGGTTCAAGTTATAAAATCTGTTCTTCGTGAAGGATGCTAA
- the pduL gene encoding phosphate propanoyltransferase yields MNEILNPLHFIETFAHDGTLNTIPVGVSARHVHLTQNHIEKLFGEGYRLQLQKQLSQPGQYAAKETVMLAGPKGVIDQVRILGPARRYTQVEVSLTDAYRLGVSPPIRDSGDLAGSSPVTIIGPYGSIYVKEGLIIANRHIHMSEEEALKFRVHDGDHVFVLSQTERQVIFSGVRIRVSPNYRLEFHIDTDEANAAKLKNGDHVHFLLLNES; encoded by the coding sequence ATGAATGAAATTCTCAATCCCCTTCACTTCATAGAAACGTTTGCACATGATGGGACGTTGAACACAATTCCTGTAGGAGTTTCAGCGAGGCACGTGCACCTTACCCAAAATCACATCGAAAAATTGTTTGGAGAGGGTTACCGATTGCAATTACAAAAACAATTGTCTCAGCCCGGTCAATATGCTGCAAAAGAAACCGTGATGCTGGCTGGTCCAAAAGGTGTGATTGATCAAGTGAGAATCTTGGGTCCAGCCCGACGGTATACACAAGTGGAAGTATCTTTGACAGATGCCTATCGACTGGGAGTATCTCCACCCATTCGCGATTCAGGGGATCTCGCAGGAAGCAGTCCGGTTACGATCATTGGTCCATATGGATCCATTTATGTCAAGGAAGGACTGATAATCGCAAACAGACATATCCATATGTCTGAAGAAGAAGCTTTAAAATTTCGAGTTCATGATGGAGACCATGTATTCGTCCTGTCGCAAACGGAAAGGCAAGTGATTTTCAGCGGTGTTAGAATCCGTGTGAGCCCCAACTATCGTTTAGAGTTTCATATCGATACGGATGAAGCCAATGCCGCTAAACTGAAAAATGGTGATCATGTTCACTTTTTACTTTTAAATGAATCATAG
- the xsc gene encoding sulfoacetaldehyde acetyltransferase: protein MNKVETKVARNTKVKMTPSEAIVETLVAEGVTHISGILGSAFMDMLDLLPTAGIRFIPVRHEQTAAHMADAYTRVSGVAGVVIGQNGPGITNMVTSVAAAYQAHTPMVVISPSAGTPTIGWDGFQECDQVSVFKAITKATVRVPHVSRVADCLRTAFRIAYAERGPVLYDIPRDYFYGELEDYILEPHQYRVDARGCGAAEALDRAVELLAEAKYPVIISGRGTVDSNGWDAVVGIAEYLTAPAACSYMHNDAFPGDHPLALGPIGYMGSKAAMKTLEKADVILAIGTRLSVFGTLPCYGINYWPQHAKIIQIDINPRNIARTHPIEVGIIGDAREACVEILKRLKAIKPGLTTNQERLAEIAAVNMEWEEELVSLAMVAGNPMNPRRALLELTRLLPENAIVSTDIGNVSSTANGYLKFTQPRKHIAALTFGNTGFAYPAALGAKLAKPDCPVFAIVGDGAWGMSLHEVSTAVDQNLPVIACVFNNGAWCAEKKNQVDYYNSRFVGADINNPDFAELARVMGANGYRADNPEDLRKAVLEALKSDKPTVIDIQVDGTQLAPPFRKDALKMPIRFLEKYAHLDHRNW, encoded by the coding sequence ATGAACAAAGTTGAAACGAAAGTTGCAAGAAATACAAAAGTAAAAATGACTCCCAGTGAAGCCATCGTAGAAACGCTGGTGGCGGAAGGCGTAACTCATATCAGCGGTATTTTGGGTTCGGCTTTTATGGATATGTTGGATCTGCTCCCGACAGCCGGTATTCGCTTCATCCCGGTACGTCATGAGCAAACTGCTGCACATATGGCCGATGCTTATACTCGCGTATCCGGAGTAGCAGGGGTTGTCATCGGACAAAATGGTCCCGGGATTACCAACATGGTGACTTCGGTTGCGGCCGCTTATCAGGCGCATACACCGATGGTCGTGATCTCGCCTTCCGCGGGAACTCCTACCATCGGCTGGGACGGTTTCCAGGAATGTGATCAAGTATCTGTTTTCAAAGCGATTACAAAAGCGACGGTTCGCGTGCCACACGTAAGTCGAGTTGCCGATTGTCTACGAACGGCATTCCGTATCGCTTATGCAGAGAGAGGTCCCGTTCTCTACGATATTCCACGTGATTACTTCTATGGAGAACTGGAAGATTATATTCTCGAGCCTCATCAATATCGTGTGGACGCTCGCGGGTGCGGTGCTGCGGAAGCGTTGGATCGGGCGGTTGAATTATTGGCGGAAGCGAAATATCCGGTGATCATCTCTGGGAGAGGTACTGTGGATTCCAACGGATGGGATGCTGTTGTAGGCATAGCCGAATATTTAACTGCTCCCGCTGCTTGTTCATACATGCATAACGACGCGTTCCCCGGTGATCATCCTCTGGCATTGGGGCCGATCGGTTACATGGGTTCCAAAGCGGCGATGAAGACCTTGGAAAAAGCGGACGTCATTTTGGCAATCGGTACTCGCCTCTCCGTCTTTGGTACTTTACCCTGTTACGGCATCAATTACTGGCCACAACATGCGAAAATCATACAAATTGATATCAATCCTCGAAACATTGCACGAACACACCCGATTGAAGTTGGGATCATCGGGGATGCACGGGAAGCCTGTGTCGAAATTCTCAAACGTTTAAAAGCGATCAAACCGGGTCTTACAACGAATCAAGAGCGGTTGGCAGAGATTGCAGCGGTCAACATGGAATGGGAAGAAGAACTAGTATCCCTGGCCATGGTAGCCGGTAATCCCATGAATCCGCGCCGAGCATTATTAGAACTTACAAGGCTGTTGCCGGAGAATGCGATTGTTTCAACAGACATCGGGAATGTTTCTTCCACGGCAAACGGTTACCTGAAATTTACGCAACCAAGAAAACATATTGCGGCATTAACCTTCGGCAACACGGGTTTCGCTTATCCTGCGGCGCTTGGTGCCAAGTTGGCGAAACCCGACTGCCCAGTCTTCGCCATCGTGGGAGATGGAGCTTGGGGAATGAGCTTGCATGAAGTGAGTACAGCAGTCGATCAAAATCTTCCTGTCATCGCTTGCGTATTTAACAACGGAGCATGGTGCGCAGAAAAGAAAAACCAAGTTGATTACTATAACAGCCGTTTCGTTGGTGCCGATATCAACAATCCCGATTTTGCCGAATTAGCCCGAGTTATGGGAGCGAACGGATATCGCGCGGATAATCCGGAAGATCTTAGAAAAGCAGTGTTGGAAGCGTTGAAATCGGATAAACCGACGGTGATCGATATTCAAGTGGATGGCACCCAATTGGCTCCTCCGTTCCGCAAAGATGCTTTGAAGATGCCGATTCGCTTCTTGGAGAAATATGCTCATCTGGATCATAGAAACTGGTAA